TAGGTCAGGAGATTGTAGCGCAGGCCTTGCGCGTTATGAAAAGGGTTGGCGATAAATTCGGTCATGTTTTTGAGACGACGGAAGCCCTTATAGGCGGATGTGCCATTGATGCAGTGGGTGTGCCGCTGCCGGACGAAACCATTGCCAAGTGCAAGGCTGCAGATGCTGTTCTGCTCGGTGCAGTGGGCGGACCAAAATGGGATACCATCGATCCTGCTATTCGTCCTGAGAAAGGGCTGCTTGGCATCCGCAAGGAACTCGGCCTGTTTGCCAATGTGCGTCCCGCCAATTTGTTCAAGCAACTGGCTGACGCCTGCTACCTGCGTCCGGATATTGTGGCCAAGGGGTTGGACGTGATGGTCGTGCGCGAGCTGACTGGTGGTATTTATTTCGGTGAACCGCGTTTTGACGGAGAAAAAGACGGCGAGCGTTTTGGTTATAATACCATGACGTATTATGAACATGAAATTCGTCGTATCGCCCGTGTCGCTTTCGAGGCTGCCCGCAAGCGTTCAGGCCGTGTGTGTTCCGTGGATAAGGCCAACGTGCTGGATGTTTCCCGTGTCTGGCGTGAGATCGTCATTGATGAACACAAGAATTATGCGGACATCGAGTTGTCTCATATGTACGTGGATAACGCGGCTATGCAGTTGGTGCGCGACCCGTCACAGTTTGACGTGATCGTCACCGGCAACCTGTTTGGTGATATCCTGTCTGATGAAGCTGCTGCAATTACCGGGTCTATCGGTATGTTGCCTTCAGCATCTCTGGGAGAGGCGAACCCCGGTTTGTATGAACCCATCCATGGTTCTGCGCCGGATATTGCTGGTCAGGACAAAGCGAACCCCTTGGCGACTATTTTGTCCGTGTCCATGATGCTTCGGCATTCCTTTGATATGGCAGAAGAGGCAGACTGCATTGAACAGGCTGTTGAGAAGACGTTGGAACAGGGATACCGTACTGGCGACATCTGGCAGGAAGGTTGTAAACCTGTTGGATGCGTTGCTATGGCCGAGGCTGTACTTTCGAATATGTAAGGATAATAGACTCAAAAAAAGGGCCGCGTCTGTGTGATGCGGCCTTTTTTTTTGGGTCTATTATTTGTGTGATGATCTCAATTGGATATTGTTCGCCTTGAGAGCTTTTTGGCTGGTTTTCATATCAATGAATCCGAGAGCCAGGCAGACGGCCAGGAAGTCCATTTTGAGAATGTCCATTTTCTTGAGAGCGCGCTCGTTTTGTTCCAAGGTTATCTTGCCGTGCTGAATAAGGTATTGGCTGAACTTTTCTGTGTCGTCGGCATCTTCAATGTTCAGATCCTCCGATGAAAAGATTTTAATGCCATCCTGATTGCTTCTGAGTCGGGTGAGTCGCTGAATTTTCTCTTCCAGTTCATTTTTCAGTTCCCTTCTGTGCTTGACCATAAAGTCATACTTTGACTGAATCTTTTGTTGTTCAAGACATAGGGAGTTCATGCTGGATGCTTTGTAAAGGCTGATGGAGCGTATGAGAAATACGAAAATCAGAGCGATCAAGCAAAGAATGATGATGGGAATGGTCATGGTCTGCTCTATACCTTCAGAATGTCAATTTGCTCATCGATCTCTTCAATCTGTACCTTAAGGTCTATGATTGCATGTTCCAGTGAGTCGATTTTGTATTCCAGTTGCTTTTTTACACCTCTGACCTCAGCGCGTTTGCGTCTGATGATATCAGAGCAGTTGTGATGGTGTACCACTATCACTGCAATGAGGACGAATCCGGCCATAACCAGAATGAGATATAAAGTACTGGAGTCTAACATGTTCGATTAATGAAATGTTGTAGTATACTATTATGATTTTTTTATACGCTTCCCACTACCTGTACTCTGGAAGATTGGCAACAAACTTTCGCTATTTGAAGAGGGTCTTTCATTCTTGTAATGCGTCTGTGAAAGTCTTGAGATGAGCTAATTTATGATTGCGGTGTTGTTTCTTGATTTCGATTTCTAGTTTGAGAGCAGTGCTTTTATCGGCTACTTCACCGCAAGCCGCCAATGCGACAGGCCGCCGAGGACGTGTGTATTTAGATGCTGTTCCAGCGTTGTGCTCTTTCAATCGTCTGTTTATATCGGTAGTAATGCCGCAGTAGAGGCTGTCGTCAGCACAGCGCAGGAGATAGACGTACCAGTGTTGCATGTGGCTTTATAACCGGAACAGGTGGGGCGGTCAAAACGGTCTTGCCAATCTGCACTGCTCAATATATTCCCTTATCCAACATCAAAGAGGTATTATATTTTATGTCGCGAATTACTGTCCAGAGTCTTGGAAAATCCTATGGTGGAGAACCTGTTTTTTCAGATGTGGCTTTTGAGGTCACACCGGGAATGCGTCTTGCTCTGACCGGTCCCAATGGATGCGGAAAGAGTACCTTGCTCAAGGTTTTGGCCGGGGAGATCCAACCGGATGCGGGGCAGGTGACATTATCCAAGGGGGCGCAGGTCGGATACGTGGCGCAGGAAATGACCGGGTCGGTGCTGGAGCAGCAACTTCTCTCCTGGGTCCTTTCGGCGTTACCGTCATGGAACGAGTTCTGGGAAGAGTGGGAAAAAGCCGTTGCCGCCGAGGACTACGGACGTATCGAAAAACTCTCTCATCGACAGGCCGAGTTTGAGGAACGCTACGGATATAATCCCGATCACAAGGCGCGGGCTATTTTGACAGGTTTGGGTTTTAGTGACGAAGAATTGCTCAAAGACATCGGAGAATTGTCGGGTGGATGGCGAGAACGGGCAAAACTCGCCAGAGTACTCTTGCAGGGAGCAGATATTCTCTTGCTCGATGAACCGACAAACCATCTTGACTTGGAAGCTGTGGAGTGGCTGGAAGAGTATCTTCTAAATTTTCGTGGTACGCTCACGTTTGTGGTTCATGACCGAATTTTCCTCAATCGTGTGGGGACGCATGTCTTGTTTCTCGGAACCGGCAAGCCTGTTTTCCGCAAAGGCTCCTTTGATGAGTATTTGATCTGGGATGAAGAAAACAGGTCTCAACGTCAGAAAGAGGCGGACAAACTGTCGGCACGAATTGATAACGAATATAAGTATATCAACAAGTTCCGCGTCAAGGCTCGTAAGGCCGCCCAAGCGCAGAGTAAATTGAAAAAGGTGGAGAAGCTGGAGCAGGAGTTGAGTCAGATCAAGGAAGCTCAGGCTGCATCCCACCGCGGGAAGAGTCTGAACTTTCGCCTGCCTGAGCCTAAACGCGGGGATAAAGTTTCGGCGTCAGTCGTGGATTTGGAATTTCATTATGATGGCGTTGGTTCTGTGTGGCCGACACTCAATTTCCAGCTATTCCGGGGTAAGAAAGTCGCTGTGGTTGCTCCCAACGGTGCGGGAAAATCCACGCTGCTCAAGTTGATTACAGGGGCTCTTGAACCTACGGCAGGGCACGTCAAGGTGGGAAGTGGAACTGACCTTGGGTATTTCAGTCAGCATCAGCACGAGATTCTCAATCTGGACAATTCGGTTATAGGTGAGATCAGGCGTTTGTCTGATTCCAATTTGACCGAAGAACAAGTCATGAGCGTACTTGGCTTGTTTCTGTTGGGTGAGTCGTTTTTTGAGCGTAAGGTCAAAGGTTTGTCCGGCGGAGAAAAAAGTCGGTTGCTGCTGGCTACATTGTTTTTGTCCCGATCCAATTTTCTGATTCTTGATGAACCGACCAACCATCTGGATATCGAAACGCGTGAAGGGCTGATTCGTGCGCTCAAGGATTATTCCGGCACATTGCTCTTTGTAGCGCATGATCGCTATCTGCTTAATGAAGTGGCCGAAGAGATATGGTCTTTGGACAAAGACGGTATTACCCAACACCTTGGTGGGTTTGAGGCTTATCATGCCAAGAGCAAGCAGGAAGAAGCATGTCGGGCCGGGCTGGCAGCGTGTCTTCCAGATGATGTGCGTGAAAAGCGAAAGTTGACGAAGGAAGAGAAACGGCGTCAGGCAGAAGATCGCAATCGGTTGTACCGTGAACTCAAGCCGCTCAAGAAAGAATATGACAAACTGGAAGTAGATCTCGAGAAGGTACTGGATGAGCAGGCTGGGCTCGAGGAAAAAATGAATGATCCTGCAACATATGAAAAGCCAGAGGAAGCACTCAAACTTAATGGTGCTTACAAGGAAGTCTCGGAATGGGCAGAGAACCTGATGGTGCGTATGGGTGAACTTGAAGAAAGGATTGAAGCTATCACGTCCGAGGTGGAGGACGAATGATGAAGCCGCATTTGCAAGTGGTGGCTGGGATTGTCTGGCGTGACGGCCTGTACCTTGCAGTCCAGCGGCCTGAAGGTTCGCGCATGGCGGGCTGGTGGGAATTCCCCGGTGGCAAGGTAGAAGAAGGGGAGTTCAGAGACGCCGCTTTGGTCCGTGAATTTCAGGAAGAACTTAATATCACTCCGACTGAATTTGAATACTGGCGCAATATTGAACATGAGTACGATGAGTTTGCTGTTTGTCTGTATTTTTACCATATACATAGCTATTCTGGTCAGTTGTCCATGTTGGAGAAGCAACAGTTCGCATGGGTCAATCCTTCCAGAACGCCAACCTTGAACTATTTGCCCGCCGATATCGCTATCGTTGAAGCACTTCATTCTCGTTATCAGAACGACTAAGCTGGATTTCTCCGCATTTCTCCATTGAAGGTTGCGTCAAGAAAGAGTATGTGTTTGCTCTTACCCTGAGAAGGGTGCTTTCATGCATATACTGTTGAAGGAGAGAAACATTGCGAGTTTGTGATTTGATCGAAGGGAAGTCTCCCTTCATCTCTTTGGAGTTCTTCCCCCCAAAGGAAAAGGAAGTCTGGCCTAAATTTTTCGAGGTCGTTGATCAGCTCAAGGTTTTGAACCCCCTGTTTGCATCCGTTACCTATGGTGCCGGAGGTGGGACTCAAGACAATACTTTGGAAATTGCCACCCAAATGAAAAGGGATCATGGCATTGAGCCGATTACACATCTGACCAGTGTCGGTGCGTCTGCCGACAAACTTGATGATTTCCTGAAAAGCCTGCGCGATGCCGATATTCAGAACGTTTTGGCTTTGCGTGGTGATCCTCCTCGTGGTGTGGACGATTTTGATTTTGACACTCAGGAATTCAAGCATGCAACAGATGTAATCGAATTCATTAAAGCGCATTACCCGGAAATGTGTGTCGGCGGAGCCGCATATCCTGAACCGCATCATGAATCTCCTTCCATTCAGTCCGACCTGCAAATGGTCAACAAAAAGGTACAGATGGGGGCGCAATTCCTGGTGACGCAGCTGTTTTTCGATAATCGTGTTTATTTCGATTATGTGGAAAGGCTCAAGGCTCTCGGGTCATATGTTCCTGTAATTCCGGGTATTTTGCCTATCATGACTCTTAAGTCAGCCAAGTTTATTCTCGGTCTGTGCGGTGCTGCTATTCCAGGAAAATATCTCAGCAGCCTGGAAAAAGCCCATGAAGAGGGTGGCGATGACGCTGTCTATGAATTGGGGATCGCATATGCGACCAGACAGGCGCAGGAACTCATCGACGGCGGTGCGCCGGGCGTCCATCTGTATACGCTCAATCAAACCAAGGCGTGCCTCGAAATTGGACAAAATTTAAAGTTTTAGCGTTGGGAGCAGAGTATGAACAGGAATCTGGTAGTGGCCGTATGCGGCGCAACAGGCGCGGTCGGTCAGGAAATGTTGAAGGTGTTGGAGCAGCGTGATTTCCCATACAGCAAGGTCATTCCCATGGCTTCGTCCAGGAGTGTCGGCAAGAAAGTGACCTGCAAGGGTGAGGAATTGTCCGTTGTGGAATTGACCGAAGAGTCTTTCAATGGTGTCGATCTCGCATTGTTTTCCGCTGGCGGCGCAACCAGCAAGAAGTTCGCTCCCATAGCCGCGCAATCCGGCTGCGTGGTGGTTGACAATTCCGCTGCCTGGCGCATGGATGACGAGTGTCCTTTGGTTGTTCCGGAAGTGAATCCGCACGATCTCGACTGGCACAAAGGCATCATTGCCAATCCTAACTGTTCGACTATCCAGTTGATGGTGGCCCTCAAACCCATCCATGATGAAGCACGGATTAAGCGTGTGGTTGTTTCCACCTATCAGGCGGTATCCGGTACCGGCCAGAAGGCTATTGAAGAACTGGAAAATCAGGTACGTCGATTGATGTCCGGCCAGCCCGTGGTTGCGGATGTTTATCCTCACCAGATTGCCTTCAACTGCTTGCCGCACATCGATGTCTTCATGGATAACGGGTATACCAAGGAAGAAATGAAGATGGTCAATGAGACCGTCAAAATCATGGGCGATCCGAGCATCAAGGTTACTGCCACCTGCGTTCGTGTGCCGGTTTTCTACGGTCATTCCGAGGCTGTGAATATCGAAACCGAGGAAAAGCTGACCGCGGATGATGTACGTGCACTGCTGGCACAAGCTCCCGGTATTATCGTTGAAGATTTCCCCGAGAAAAACGCCTACCCGATGCCGGTCAGTGCAGCCGGTGAGGATGCGACTTATGTTGGCCGTATTCGTGAGGATGAAACCATAGAAAACGGCATCAACATGTGGGTCGTTTCTGATAATATTCGTAAGGGTGCTGCCCTGAACACCGTCCAGATTGCCGAAACGTTGATTGAGCGCGACCTTGTTCGCGTCCCCTAAAGGATGTCGTTGTGGTAAAAATCACCGATTCCAAAGGGTATATGGATGCCCTGATGTCCGTTGACAGACCTGTCAGTGGGAAGGTTCATGCTTTTTATGATCATAGTGTGGGCATGATCTGCCTGGACCCTGAAGTGATGCTCATGCCATGGGATGACCACTTGGTGCACCGTGGTGATGGGATATTCGAGGTCATGAAGTTCGTTGACGGTAAACTCTATCAGCTTGACGCTCACATGAGTCGCATGAAGCGTTCGTGTGAGTCTATCTTCATGGAGCCGCCATGCTCCTGGGAGGAAGTCGGTGAACTGGTTGTGGAAGTCTGTCGCGCAGGCGGTCGTGATACCGGCATGGCACGGGTGATGATCGGGCGTGGCCCGGGTGGTTTTGGTATTGACCCGGCAGAATGTCCTGAAACCAGTCTGTATGTGGTGGCATATGACCTCTACATCAAGCCGGAGTCAGCCTATGAACAGGGCGTCACCGCTTTCAAGACATCGGTTCCGGCCAAGCAATCCTATCTGGCGACAATCAAATCCATTGATTATCTCCCTAACGTTTTGATGAAGCGTGAGGCTACGGAAAAGGGGTATGACTACCCGTTCTGTTTTGATGACGATGGTTTTCTGGCTGAAGGAGCCGTTGAAAACGTTTGCATCGTCAATGAGGACGGCAAGCTGATCATTCCTGAGTTTACCAATGCCTTGCCCGGAACGACAATGCTTCGGGCTGTGGATCTGATCAAGGATGATATGTCTGTCATTTTCCGTGGTATTCGTGAGGAAGAAATTCTGATGGCCAAGGAAGTCATTATCGTCGGCACGACCGGCGACGCGATTCCGGTTGTCCGGTATAATGGTAAACCCATTCACGACGTCAAGCCCGGCCCTGTTGCAAAGCGCCTTCGGGAATTGCTCAAGCAGGATCTGATCGAGACAGGGATTCAGTTGTAAAAAACAACTAGAAGAGTATGTGCAAAGACCGTCCGGTATCGGGCGGTCTTTTTTTTATAGGGCGACCTTGGTGTGCGGTGCTGTGCGGTCGAATTGTCTAACAGCTTTTTCAGTCATGAGATCGACGCCCATAATTTTTGCCGCATGGTCGTGCATCATTCGTGTGACGTCTATGGGGCCGGGTATTGTCATGAACCCATATGCTTCGGCCCAGGATTCGCCTCGCAGGTAGGAAAGAGCCCAGCGGATAGTGTGCTCGTGGAAGAATCCCTGATTGTTGATGACGATCATGGCCTTGCAGCGGCCGTCTTCAGCTCGTTCCCTGAATGAAACCTTACGGTGTTCACAGGAAGCCAGTGGATAATTCACGTGATAGAATCTGTTTCCGGCCAGTGCGGCCTGCACCCAGAAATCCCAGTCACGGTATACGGTGTTTTCACGGAATCCCTGTGTTGTTTCCCATGCCTCTCGTGTCAGAATAACCGCTGGTCCAAGAAAACCCCGTGCCTGGAGCAGGCTCTCTCTGAAGCTCGGAAGCTGAATGATACCGGGGCGACTGGTCTTATCTGACGGTGCCAATCTGATGTAATCCGAATACATTATATCCGTTTCTGGATGGTCGTCGAAGACAGCAAGAGCCGTAGTCAAATATTTTGGATCCAGGCGGTAATCCGGACGCAGAAACATGAGCTTTTCGCCACTGGTCTTTTTCGCCATCGCATTGCAGGCTTCGGCCGGAGTTGTTCCAGGAGACATGTTTTCAAGATGGATAGTGTCGATGCCTGTGATGGCATGCCATAAAGAAGGGTCAGCTTGAGAATGTCCGCCGTTGCCAACCACGATAACTTCCAAACAATCGAGTCCTGTTGACTGCCGGGAAATGGAATGCAGCAGTCTCCTCAGACTGGTGTGTGTTTCCAAATCGGAAATAATTATTGAGACAGTGTTGTTTGTCTTCATGGTGCGTCCCTTCCGTGGGATATCGCTGTAAACAAGTGAGTCGGCACGATCCGTGTGCACAGTACACCTTACTCGTGCTCATTGTATCGACGGTAAAACGGAGAACTTTATATCTTGCGATGTTTTTTTTGAAAAAAGTTCTCCACCGGAAAATCGTTGCACAGCTTGCGTGCATGCAGTGGTTCACGTATGTATTTAAAAGACTGAGACAATGTTCCTACCGGAGTAGTAATCCGGCCCTACCGTATATCTTATGGGTTCTGGTGGTAGATAGTGGCAATTTTCAAATGCGATTCCTGTGGCTATGAGCGCGAAGTACCGGTCAAGTTGGCTGGGAAAAAAGCCAAATGTCCCGATTGTGGACACGGTGTGGTTATCTTGGACCATCTTCTTGAAGAAGACGTTCCGTATGATGTGGATTATGAAGAGGATGCTTCTTCTGTATCGACAGACATTCCAGAATCGTTCGGTAGTGACGGCACTCCCATCGAATCCATTGATCTTGACGACAATACCGTGACCGTCGAGCTGGATAAGCCTGATGATGTGATCTGTGCCAAGTGTGGACATGTGCAGGATGCAGGCCATGAAGGCAGATGTGCAAAGTGCGGGGCTTCAATTGCGCCTGTTGCAGATATTTCGGAGATTGATGCAGACGAAGTCGATGTCAGCGATCTTGCCGATGCCGAAGAGGCACAGGTCTGGGACGCGAAAGTCGATGATGGCGATGCTGATTCCGAGGGCATTGAAGCGGTTTATGACCCTGATCGTTGGCGGCTGTTCAGAGGCTCTTTCTCTCTCAATCTCTACGCTGGAATCGTATCCGGTGTTCTGGCGCTATTTTTCGTGTATTCCCTTTCTTTGCTCGCTTCAGCGAATGCCGGAACATACGACTTTCTGCCGTATGCTCTTGGGACTGCTGTTGTCGGTGTCATTGTAGGCAGCATTTTCAATGCCTTTTTTTCGAGAATTCCGTTCGGTCTGGTCGGACCAGAAACAGTCCTGACTGCAATATTGTTTTTATATATCGGAAGTATATATCGAGCAATGGAGTTGGAATCTGCAGAATTCATTATTCCGACGCTTCTGGCAGGCGTGGCTTTGGCAGCTGTGTTGATTGGTTTGAGTCTGCTGGTCCTCTCAAAATTCCGACTCGGTGAATATATCCGCTATATTCCGCTGCAAATCATCGGCGGCGTTATTGGCGCGGTCGGCATTGTCGTACTTTTGGCCGCATTCGACTGGACGGGGCGTCTTGGGATCGATTGGAGCAACTCATATTCCGTTGTCACATCTCTTGTGAACGGTTTTGATACAGGTGGGGTGTTGCGAACTCTTGGGCCCAGCCTTGTTTTTGGCATTGCGCTTTTTTTGGCTCTGTGCCGGACCAAACATTCGCTTTTTTTGGTTGCCATGATCCTCGTGGCATCAGGGGCAGGCTATGGAGCTGGTATATGGGGTGGCACTGATGCGTTGAGGCTTATGGCCGCGCCTATCGAGTTCCCAGAAGGCCCGATGTTGGTATATCCTTTTCAGGTTCTGAATTCTGAGTTCTTTTTCCAGAATATTCAATGGGCCGTAATCAAAGACAATGGTCTGTATGTCGGTGCCATGGTTGTCCTGTCCATCTTGACTGTCATGTAT
The genomic region above belongs to uncultured Pseudodesulfovibrio sp. and contains:
- a CDS encoding ABC-F family ATP-binding cassette domain-containing protein — its product is MSRITVQSLGKSYGGEPVFSDVAFEVTPGMRLALTGPNGCGKSTLLKVLAGEIQPDAGQVTLSKGAQVGYVAQEMTGSVLEQQLLSWVLSALPSWNEFWEEWEKAVAAEDYGRIEKLSHRQAEFEERYGYNPDHKARAILTGLGFSDEELLKDIGELSGGWRERAKLARVLLQGADILLLDEPTNHLDLEAVEWLEEYLLNFRGTLTFVVHDRIFLNRVGTHVLFLGTGKPVFRKGSFDEYLIWDEENRSQRQKEADKLSARIDNEYKYINKFRVKARKAAQAQSKLKKVEKLEQELSQIKEAQAASHRGKSLNFRLPEPKRGDKVSASVVDLEFHYDGVGSVWPTLNFQLFRGKKVAVVAPNGAGKSTLLKLITGALEPTAGHVKVGSGTDLGYFSQHQHEILNLDNSVIGEIRRLSDSNLTEEQVMSVLGLFLLGESFFERKVKGLSGGEKSRLLLATLFLSRSNFLILDEPTNHLDIETREGLIRALKDYSGTLLFVAHDRYLLNEVAEEIWSLDKDGITQHLGGFEAYHAKSKQEEACRAGLAACLPDDVREKRKLTKEEKRRQAEDRNRLYRELKPLKKEYDKLEVDLEKVLDEQAGLEEKMNDPATYEKPEEALKLNGAYKEVSEWAENLMVRMGELEERIEAITSEVEDE
- a CDS encoding aminotransferase class IV, producing MVKITDSKGYMDALMSVDRPVSGKVHAFYDHSVGMICLDPEVMLMPWDDHLVHRGDGIFEVMKFVDGKLYQLDAHMSRMKRSCESIFMEPPCSWEEVGELVVEVCRAGGRDTGMARVMIGRGPGGFGIDPAECPETSLYVVAYDLYIKPESAYEQGVTAFKTSVPAKQSYLATIKSIDYLPNVLMKREATEKGYDYPFCFDDDGFLAEGAVENVCIVNEDGKLIIPEFTNALPGTTMLRAVDLIKDDMSVIFRGIREEEILMAKEVIIVGTTGDAIPVVRYNGKPIHDVKPGPVAKRLRELLKQDLIETGIQL
- a CDS encoding SulP family inorganic anion transporter — translated: MAIFKCDSCGYEREVPVKLAGKKAKCPDCGHGVVILDHLLEEDVPYDVDYEEDASSVSTDIPESFGSDGTPIESIDLDDNTVTVELDKPDDVICAKCGHVQDAGHEGRCAKCGASIAPVADISEIDADEVDVSDLADAEEAQVWDAKVDDGDADSEGIEAVYDPDRWRLFRGSFSLNLYAGIVSGVLALFFVYSLSLLASANAGTYDFLPYALGTAVVGVIVGSIFNAFFSRIPFGLVGPETVLTAILFLYIGSIYRAMELESAEFIIPTLLAGVALAAVLIGLSLLVLSKFRLGEYIRYIPLQIIGGVIGAVGIVVLLAAFDWTGRLGIDWSNSYSVVTSLVNGFDTGGVLRTLGPSLVFGIALFLALCRTKHSLFLVAMILVASGAGYGAGIWGGTDALRLMAAPIEFPEGPMLVYPFQVLNSEFFFQNIQWAVIKDNGLYVGAMVVLSILTVMYRITRLEIIRGRESDLNVEYRALGLTNIISGLCGGMPASLTYGRSSGSYASGGRGPVAGIVAGLVCATGLCFADVILPLIPRFVPEGLLVYAGLDLIRDWMFRTKTAFTGRSDIWLLWLTFIATLFLGILEGIGFGVALALMVTVSRASKDGVVRNILSGANHSSSVDRASVQKRILKEYGDHIHIMRLQGFLFLGAMERLLKDIRTRIDDRNQLPVEYLILDFKLVTGFASAAGIGFDKLHNLVAAYDMVLIITNAPLELEEHLEAIGLVGDQEGVFKSFLNLDYALEWCENRVLDAENLLELKQSTLPELLAPVFPEPKLIPALMKVLKREVAKPGEAVFRQGDVSDSMFFVESGRLDVELEMEGGKILRLKKVGPGAVFGEMGIYTLAPRSATIRAAESCVLYRMTLAKLDAIEHRAPRLVTAINRLLINMLSERLIDANARVRDLMR
- a CDS encoding GIY-YIG nuclease family protein; translated protein: MQHWYVYLLRCADDSLYCGITTDINRRLKEHNAGTASKYTRPRRPVALAACGEVADKSTALKLEIEIKKQHRNHKLAHLKTFTDALQE
- a CDS encoding methylenetetrahydrofolate reductase, whose translation is MRVCDLIEGKSPFISLEFFPPKEKEVWPKFFEVVDQLKVLNPLFASVTYGAGGGTQDNTLEIATQMKRDHGIEPITHLTSVGASADKLDDFLKSLRDADIQNVLALRGDPPRGVDDFDFDTQEFKHATDVIEFIKAHYPEMCVGGAAYPEPHHESPSIQSDLQMVNKKVQMGAQFLVTQLFFDNRVYFDYVERLKALGSYVPVIPGILPIMTLKSAKFILGLCGAAIPGKYLSSLEKAHEEGGDDAVYELGIAYATRQAQELIDGGAPGVHLYTLNQTKACLEIGQNLKF
- a CDS encoding (deoxy)nucleoside triphosphate pyrophosphohydrolase, with the translated sequence MMKPHLQVVAGIVWRDGLYLAVQRPEGSRMAGWWEFPGGKVEEGEFRDAALVREFQEELNITPTEFEYWRNIEHEYDEFAVCLYFYHIHSYSGQLSMLEKQQFAWVNPSRTPTLNYLPADIAIVEALHSRYQND
- a CDS encoding glycosyltransferase family 2 protein — protein: MKTNNTVSIIISDLETHTSLRRLLHSISRQSTGLDCLEVIVVGNGGHSQADPSLWHAITGIDTIHLENMSPGTTPAEACNAMAKKTSGEKLMFLRPDYRLDPKYLTTALAVFDDHPETDIMYSDYIRLAPSDKTSRPGIIQLPSFRESLLQARGFLGPAVILTREAWETTQGFRENTVYRDWDFWVQAALAGNRFYHVNYPLASCEHRKVSFRERAEDGRCKAMIVINNQGFFHEHTIRWALSYLRGESWAEAYGFMTIPGPIDVTRMMHDHAAKIMGVDLMTEKAVRQFDRTAPHTKVAL
- a CDS encoding aspartate-semialdehyde dehydrogenase; amino-acid sequence: MNRNLVVAVCGATGAVGQEMLKVLEQRDFPYSKVIPMASSRSVGKKVTCKGEELSVVELTEESFNGVDLALFSAGGATSKKFAPIAAQSGCVVVDNSAAWRMDDECPLVVPEVNPHDLDWHKGIIANPNCSTIQLMVALKPIHDEARIKRVVVSTYQAVSGTGQKAIEELENQVRRLMSGQPVVADVYPHQIAFNCLPHIDVFMDNGYTKEEMKMVNETVKIMGDPSIKVTATCVRVPVFYGHSEAVNIETEEKLTADDVRALLAQAPGIIVEDFPEKNAYPMPVSAAGEDATYVGRIREDETIENGINMWVVSDNIRKGAALNTVQIAETLIERDLVRVP
- the leuB gene encoding 3-isopropylmalate dehydrogenase, coding for MKICVLPGDGIGQEIVAQALRVMKRVGDKFGHVFETTEALIGGCAIDAVGVPLPDETIAKCKAADAVLLGAVGGPKWDTIDPAIRPEKGLLGIRKELGLFANVRPANLFKQLADACYLRPDIVAKGLDVMVVRELTGGIYFGEPRFDGEKDGERFGYNTMTYYEHEIRRIARVAFEAARKRSGRVCSVDKANVLDVSRVWREIVIDEHKNYADIELSHMYVDNAAMQLVRDPSQFDVIVTGNLFGDILSDEAAAITGSIGMLPSASLGEANPGLYEPIHGSAPDIAGQDKANPLATILSVSMMLRHSFDMAEEADCIEQAVEKTLEQGYRTGDIWQEGCKPVGCVAMAEAVLSNM